A stretch of the Balneola vulgaris DSM 17893 genome encodes the following:
- the upp gene encoding uracil phosphoribosyltransferase, which translates to MKNVLVVDHPIVHLYLTVLRDKTTNTASFRRAMAHIGNILAYHALSELPLKETTVETPIQSTKGYQTASEVIVVPILRAGLSLVDGIIDFIPEAKVGHVGVYRDETTHEPVNYYDNLPSGIKKGYNLVVDPMLATGGSASHAINFLKESGAENIRFVSLIAAPEGVERMQNDHPDVPIITAAIDEKLNDQAYIIPGLGDAGDRYFGTS; encoded by the coding sequence ATGAAGAACGTATTGGTAGTTGATCACCCTATAGTACATTTATATTTAACAGTATTAAGGGATAAAACTACCAATACGGCTTCTTTTAGACGTGCAATGGCTCACATCGGTAACATCTTAGCTTACCATGCCTTAAGTGAGCTTCCTTTAAAGGAAACAACGGTTGAGACCCCTATTCAATCAACCAAAGGCTACCAAACAGCCTCTGAGGTTATAGTTGTTCCTATTCTCCGAGCGGGACTTTCCTTAGTAGATGGCATCATTGATTTTATTCCTGAAGCCAAAGTTGGGCATGTTGGTGTTTACCGTGATGAAACCACTCACGAACCTGTAAACTACTACGACAATCTTCCTAGCGGTATTAAAAAAGGATACAATTTAGTGGTAGACCCTATGTTAGCTACTGGCGGTAGTGCTAGCCATGCTATTAATTTTTTGAAAGAATCTGGAGCTGAAAATATTCGTTTCGTATCTCTAATAGCTGCACCTGAAGGTGTAGAAAGGATGCAAAATGATCATCCTGATGTACCCATTATTACCGCTGCTATTGATGAGAAACTAAATGATCAGGCGTACATTATTCCTGGATTAGGTGACGCAGGAGACCGATACTTTGGGACCTCTTAA
- the lptC gene encoding LPS export ABC transporter periplasmic protein LptC — protein sequence MGPLKSYPLHFVFFILILCSCNELSEYDNERIQEALSDSLVTSSTTWNLNMEIMEDGFRKLSLKSSKAVTIRYDDEKRTQLSGPVQIQVFEADTLSTEVFADSALYIPKEAEFELFENVKVFSRNGKQLFADHLLWNRNGDKVTTPGYVLIITETDSIAATGFEGTTTLTEYTLKKVTGKTQFN from the coding sequence TTGGGACCTCTTAAGTCATATCCCTTACACTTTGTTTTTTTCATACTCATACTATGTTCATGTAATGAGTTAAGCGAATACGACAACGAACGTATTCAAGAAGCACTATCCGATTCATTAGTCACAAGCTCAACCACATGGAATCTAAATATGGAAATCATGGAGGATGGCTTTAGGAAACTATCACTAAAAAGTTCTAAAGCTGTTACCATTCGTTATGATGATGAAAAACGCACTCAATTAAGTGGACCCGTACAAATTCAAGTATTTGAAGCCGACACTTTAAGTACAGAAGTATTCGCAGATAGTGCTCTTTATATACCAAAAGAAGCCGAATTTGAACTATTCGAAAATGTTAAAGTCTTTTCTAGAAATGGAAAACAGCTATTTGCAGACCACCTGCTCTGGAACCGAAATGGGGATAAAGTTACCACTCCTGGCTATGTGTTAATTATCACAGAAACCGATAGTATAGCAGCCACAGGTTTTGAAGGTACCACCACTTTAACTGAGTATACTTTGAAAAAAGTAACAGGTAAAACCCAATTCAATTGA
- a CDS encoding OstA-like protein, producing MIRIKPSIALFIILWCFMLSAPSFGQTKVTIEKAEIVNNTTVDGERVRKLYDAVLSSGDFRFMSDSAWQFLDKDEVHAFGNIQIDTPTERIWADTLIYYNILELSKLRGRVIIEQDSTLLFGKSVDYNFATKVGHFLDEIRLEDTDGILVADSGIYYQNSDSAEFRGNVQLADSAQYVEGDSLFINRETKFLRLFDNLIVIDSTNNALLTGHYLEADSTGRRYLSDDAYLRRIVTDSTTTEADTTHIFGDEIELTKQDTTSFIDAMGNVRVWSSKFSSLSDTLKYNSTTELFRLYGDPKAWHKNIQLSGPFISVQLKDNNVENLTSYPSPFAVQEDTVTGRLNQIKGDTLSAYFTDGDISKIDIYPNSELLYHTKNDANEPDGAVESSSPKTILYFDKGELVRAWMGQNQGLFLPEYTELSERKLAGFIWTPELRPIKPIREPLPQLPPISADRPFELPLRFVNRTNVERQ from the coding sequence TTGATTAGAATTAAGCCTTCCATAGCGCTCTTTATCATTTTATGGTGCTTTATGTTATCGGCTCCTTCTTTTGGGCAAACAAAAGTTACTATCGAAAAAGCCGAAATAGTAAACAACACTACCGTGGATGGTGAACGAGTACGAAAATTATATGATGCTGTTTTAAGCTCAGGTGATTTCCGGTTTATGAGTGATAGTGCATGGCAATTCTTGGATAAAGATGAAGTGCATGCATTTGGGAATATCCAAATTGACACACCCACTGAGCGTATTTGGGCTGACACTTTAATCTATTACAACATCCTTGAACTCAGTAAACTTCGCGGCAGGGTTATTATTGAACAAGATAGTACGCTGCTTTTTGGGAAGAGCGTAGATTATAATTTTGCCACTAAAGTAGGTCACTTTTTAGATGAGATTAGACTCGAAGATACCGACGGCATTTTAGTTGCTGATTCAGGGATATACTACCAAAATAGTGATAGTGCTGAGTTTCGAGGTAATGTCCAACTCGCCGATTCTGCACAATATGTTGAAGGGGATAGTTTATTCATCAATCGTGAGACAAAATTTCTTCGCCTATTTGATAATCTTATTGTAATCGACAGTACAAATAATGCTTTGCTAACGGGGCACTATTTAGAGGCTGATTCTACCGGCAGACGATATTTAAGTGATGATGCATACTTACGAAGAATAGTAACCGATTCTACCACAACTGAGGCTGATACAACTCATATTTTCGGTGATGAAATTGAGCTCACTAAACAAGACACTACCAGCTTTATTGATGCTATGGGTAATGTGCGAGTGTGGAGTTCCAAATTTTCCTCCCTTTCAGATACTCTAAAGTATAATTCTACTACTGAACTCTTTCGACTTTATGGGGATCCCAAAGCTTGGCATAAAAACATTCAATTATCTGGGCCATTTATCTCTGTTCAATTAAAGGATAACAATGTCGAGAACCTCACCTCTTACCCTTCCCCATTTGCAGTTCAAGAAGACACCGTTACTGGAAGATTGAATCAAATCAAAGGCGATACATTAAGCGCCTACTTTACTGATGGTGATATTTCAAAAATTGATATCTATCCAAATAGCGAGCTTTTATATCATACCAAAAACGACGCCAATGAACCCGATGGTGCCGTTGAAAGTAGCTCTCCAAAAACCATACTCTATTTTGATAAAGGGGAGTTAGTGCGTGCATGGATGGGACAGAACCAAGGATTATTCTTACCAGAATACACAGAGTTAAGTGAACGTAAGTTAGCGGGCTTCATTTGGACCCCAGAACTTCGCCCAATAAAGCCTATACGTGAACCTCTTCCTCAACTCCCACCCATATCTGCTGACCGCCCCTTTGAATTACCGCTCCGATTTGTAAATCGCACAAATGTTGAGCGTCAATAA